From Staphylococcus sp. M0911, a single genomic window includes:
- a CDS encoding multidrug efflux SMR transporter, whose amino-acid sequence MAWVYLLIAGCLEVIGVILMNEWSRTKHKIFILLIGIAFICSFSTLKLSMIDIPMGTAYAIWTGIGTAGGTIIGMIFYHESKNIMRVLCILLILGSVIGLRLIN is encoded by the coding sequence ATGGCTTGGGTGTATCTATTAATAGCAGGTTGTTTAGAAGTGATTGGTGTTATATTAATGAATGAATGGTCTAGAACTAAACATAAAATTTTCATTTTACTCATTGGCATTGCCTTTATTTGTAGTTTTAGTACATTAAAACTATCAATGATAGATATTCCTATGGGGACTGCTTATGCCATTTGGACAGGTATAGGTACAGCTGGAGGTACGATTATTGGTATGATTTTTTATCATGAATCAAAAAATATCATGCGAGTCCTTTGTATTCTACTTATACTAGGATCAGTCATAGGATTACGTTTAATCAATTAA
- a CDS encoding multidrug efflux SMR transporter — protein MKWLKVILAGLVEIIWVTGLNNADSIFSWLFTLSFIILSFYLVIDATKSLPVGTVYAIFVGIGAAGTVIVDMLFFNQPFTFMKILLVTLLILGIIGLKLSTTDDVEGGRN, from the coding sequence TTGAAATGGTTAAAAGTCATTCTAGCAGGACTAGTTGAAATCATATGGGTTACTGGACTGAATAATGCTGATTCAATATTCAGTTGGTTATTTACACTTAGCTTTATCATTTTAAGCTTTTATCTCGTCATCGATGCTACAAAATCTTTACCTGTTGGAACGGTATATGCGATATTCGTGGGTATCGGAGCTGCTGGTACAGTTATTGTTGATATGCTATTTTTCAATCAACCTTTTACATTTATGAAAATATTATTAGTAACATTATTAATATTAGGTATTATAGGTTTGAAACTTTCTACAACGGATGATGTTGAAGGAGGTCGCAATTAA
- a CDS encoding CHAP domain-containing protein — protein sequence MKKIATITTLTAGIGAAYFGTTDHHADAAEFNQSNNQSYNYNTTQTSTSNTTSERSASGNLYTAGQCTWYVYDKVGGKVGSTWGDARNWASAAQQAGYTVNHTPKAGSILQSSAGGYGHVAYVESVGSDGSVTVSEMNYSGGPFSVSTRTISAGEASSYNYIHI from the coding sequence ATGAAAAAAATCGCAACTATTACTACATTAACAGCAGGCATTGGCGCTGCATATTTCGGTACAACTGATCATCACGCAGATGCTGCAGAATTTAATCAATCTAATAATCAATCATATAATTATAATACAACTCAAACATCTACTAGCAATACTACATCAGAAAGATCTGCTTCTGGTAACTTATATACAGCTGGTCAATGTACTTGGTACGTTTATGACAAAGTTGGTGGAAAAGTTGGTTCAACTTGGGGAGACGCTAGAAACTGGGCATCAGCTGCACAACAAGCTGGTTACACTGTAAACCACACACCAAAAGCTGGTTCAATTTTACAATCATCAGCAGGTGGCTATGGTCACGTTGCTTATGTTGAAAGCGTTGGTTCTGACGGTTCAGTTACAGTGTCTGAAATGAACTATAGCGGTGGACCTTTCTCAGTAAGTACACGTACTATTTCTGCAGGTGAAGCAAGCTCATATAATTATATTCATATCTAA
- a CDS encoding DUF4870 domain-containing protein translates to MTEYNQNDVLHDQTSEVVDSDNQESRLMAMLIYLLSLFSGFIGPLIIWIIKHKESRFVNKAGKNYLNFVISYTIWTIIILVVMLVPFFIGLSMGTDTSMTVGFIIYFIGFIIMMILAFVSFIFTIIACVKYYNGNEYLIPLSIRFFK, encoded by the coding sequence ATGACAGAGTACAATCAGAATGATGTTTTACATGATCAAACATCTGAAGTAGTTGATTCAGATAACCAAGAATCTCGATTAATGGCTATGTTAATCTATTTATTAAGTTTATTCAGTGGTTTTATTGGTCCGCTTATCATTTGGATAATCAAACATAAAGAATCTCGTTTCGTCAATAAAGCTGGTAAAAATTACTTAAACTTTGTTATTTCCTATACAATTTGGACAATAATTATATTAGTTGTTATGTTAGTTCCATTTTTTATCGGATTAAGTATGGGAACTGATACCTCTATGACTGTAGGTTTTATTATTTATTTCATTGGCTTTATTATTATGATGATTTTAGCCTTTGTTTCATTTATTTTTACTATTATTGCATGTGTTAAATACTATAATGGCAATGAATACCTAATTCCACTTAGTATTAGATTTTTCAAATAA
- a CDS encoding NAD/NADP-dependent octopine/nopaline dehydrogenase family protein has translation MKIAIIGSGNGAVTAALDMVDKGHKVKLYCRNQSLEKFNKAIEKGGFDFNNEGEEKFIQFTDISDDIEYVMKDADIIQVIIPSSFIEYYAKVMSYHVTNDQLIFFNIAASMASIRFMNVLEDRHIDVRPHFAEANTLTYGTRVDFNEARVDLSLNVRRVYFSTFNREELNDSYDKVSQIYPNLVKEESLLKTNLENGNPEVHPGPTLLNVGRIDYADEFSLYKEGITKHTVRLLHGIELERLNLGRKLGFELETAKESRIQRGYLERKDEDEPLNRLFNTSPVFSQIPGPNHVENRYLTEDIAYGLVLWSSLGRVIDVPTPNIDAVIVIASTILERDFFEDGLTVEELGLDKLDLE, from the coding sequence ATGAAAATAGCAATTATTGGTTCTGGTAATGGTGCTGTTACAGCTGCACTAGATATGGTTGATAAAGGTCATAAGGTTAAATTATATTGTCGTAACCAATCTCTAGAAAAATTCAATAAAGCAATAGAAAAAGGCGGATTTGATTTTAACAATGAAGGAGAAGAAAAATTCATACAGTTCACAGATATTAGTGATGATATTGAATATGTGATGAAGGATGCAGATATTATACAAGTTATTATTCCATCTTCATTTATTGAATATTATGCAAAAGTGATGTCTTATCATGTCACAAATGATCAACTTATATTCTTTAACATTGCTGCATCAATGGCATCTATACGCTTTATGAATGTGCTTGAAGATAGACATATTGATGTAAGGCCTCATTTTGCAGAAGCAAATACATTAACGTATGGAACACGCGTTGATTTTAATGAAGCACGTGTAGATTTATCGTTGAATGTGCGTAGAGTATACTTCTCTACATTTAATCGAGAAGAATTAAATGATAGTTATGATAAAGTATCACAAATTTATCCCAACTTAGTTAAAGAGGAAAGCTTGCTTAAAACAAATCTAGAAAATGGTAACCCAGAGGTACATCCAGGGCCAACGTTATTAAATGTTGGACGCATTGATTATGCAGATGAATTCTCACTGTATAAAGAAGGAATTACAAAACATACAGTTCGTCTACTTCACGGTATTGAATTAGAACGACTAAATCTAGGACGTAAATTGGGATTTGAATTAGAAACTGCTAAAGAATCTAGAATTCAAAGAGGTTATTTAGAACGTAAAGATGAAGATGAACCATTAAATCGTTTGTTTAATACGAGTCCAGTATTCTCACAAATTCCTGGCCCAAATCATGTAGAAAATAGATATTTAACAGAAGACATTGCATATGGCTTAGTACTATGGTCTAGCTTGGGACGTGTCATTGATGTACCAACACCTAATATTGATGCAGTGATTGTCATTGCTTCTACTATTTTAGAACGTGATTTCTTTGAAGATGGTCTAACAGTTGAGGAACTAGGATTAGATAAATTAGATTTAGAATAG
- the nhaC gene encoding Na+/H+ antiporter NhaC: MKRQPTFLESISTIIVMVIVVTTGFVIFNIPIQVLLLISSAYAACIAYRVGLRWEDLEEGISKRLNTAMPAIFIILAVGIIVGSWMFSGTVPALIYYGLNFLNPSYFLVSAFIISAITSVATGTAWGSASTAGIALISIGNQLGIEGGMAAGAIIAGAVFGDKMSPLSDTTNLAALVTKVNIFSHIRSMMWTTIPASIIGLIVWFFAGLKYQSHTNPKQIKQLLNELTQVYNINLFVWIPLIVIIVCLLLKISTVPAMLISSLSALLVGTFNNHFNIVDGFKATFNGFSHTMVNQSHVSNSVKSLIEQGGMMSMTEIIVTIFCGYAFAGIVEKAGCLDVLLKTVSKGVHSVGTLILVTVVCCLMLVFAAGVASIVIIMVGVLMKEMFEERHLSQTVLSRTLEDSSTMVLPLIPWGTSGIYYAHQLNVSVNDFFIWTVPCYICAIIAVIYGFIGIGIKKINKSEV, encoded by the coding sequence ATGAAAAGACAGCCAACTTTTTTAGAGTCTATATCTACAATTATTGTCATGGTCATTGTAGTAACAACAGGATTTGTTATCTTTAATATACCTATTCAAGTTTTATTACTTATCTCTTCAGCTTATGCAGCGTGCATTGCTTATAGGGTAGGCTTACGTTGGGAAGATTTGGAAGAGGGGATATCAAAACGCTTGAATACAGCTATGCCCGCGATTTTTATTATTTTAGCAGTGGGTATTATTGTAGGTAGTTGGATGTTCTCTGGTACTGTACCTGCACTAATTTATTATGGTCTTAATTTTTTAAATCCAAGTTACTTTTTAGTTTCTGCTTTTATCATTAGTGCAATTACGTCAGTAGCCACTGGTACGGCTTGGGGGTCAGCATCAACTGCTGGTATTGCATTAATATCAATCGGAAACCAATTAGGTATTGAAGGTGGCATGGCTGCAGGCGCTATTATTGCTGGTGCGGTGTTTGGTGATAAAATGTCACCACTATCAGATACGACAAACTTAGCCGCATTAGTGACAAAAGTAAATATCTTTTCACATATTAGATCGATGATGTGGACGACGATACCTGCTTCCATTATTGGATTAATCGTTTGGTTTTTTGCAGGATTAAAATATCAAAGTCATACGAATCCTAAGCAAATTAAGCAATTACTTAATGAATTAACACAAGTGTACAACATTAACTTGTTTGTATGGATTCCATTAATCGTGATTATAGTGTGCTTACTATTAAAAATTTCTACAGTTCCTGCGATGTTAATATCAAGTTTAAGTGCGCTTTTAGTAGGGACATTTAACAACCATTTCAATATTGTTGATGGTTTTAAAGCAACATTTAATGGTTTTAGTCATACGATGGTCAATCAAAGTCATGTTTCAAATAGCGTCAAATCACTCATCGAACAGGGTGGCATGATGAGTATGACTGAAATTATCGTGACCATTTTCTGTGGTTATGCATTTGCTGGTATCGTTGAAAAAGCCGGTTGTCTAGATGTTTTATTAAAAACAGTATCAAAAGGTGTGCATTCGGTTGGTACACTTATCTTAGTAACTGTCGTATGTTGTCTTATGTTAGTTTTTGCAGCTGGTGTAGCATCTATCGTTATTATTATGGTAGGGGTACTAATGAAAGAAATGTTCGAAGAGAGACATTTATCCCAAACTGTATTATCTCGAACATTGGAAGACTCAAGTACAATGGTATTACCGCTAATACCATGGGGAACATCAGGTATATACTATGCTCATCAATTGAATGTCAGTGTTAACGACTTCTTTATTTGGACAGTACCTTGTTATATATGTGCAATCATTGCCGTTATTTATGGTTTTATAGGAATAGGAATTAAAAAAATTAATAAAAGTGAAGTTTAA
- a CDS encoding CHAP domain-containing protein, with protein sequence MKKIATATIATAGIATFAFANHDAQAAENNNGGYNPNDPTSYSYSYTIDQQGNYHYTWQGNWSPDKVNHNNSYDYGYNTQAYNNYNNYNYNNYDYGYNTQSYNTPQRTGGLGASYSATSHNVHVTTTSAPSSNGISLSRATSNGGNLYTAGQCTYYVYDRVGGKVGSTWGNANNWANAAAAAGYTVNNRPAAGAILQTTQGGFGHVAYVESVNSDGSIRVSEMNYGHGPGVVTSRTISASQAGSYNYIH encoded by the coding sequence ATGAAAAAAATCGCTACAGCTACAATCGCTACTGCAGGAATCGCTACTTTCGCTTTTGCAAACCATGATGCTCAAGCAGCAGAGAATAATAATGGTGGATATAACCCAAATGATCCAACTTCATATAGCTATTCATACACAATCGATCAACAAGGTAACTACCACTACACTTGGCAAGGTAACTGGAGCCCAGACAAAGTAAATCATAATAACAGCTACGATTATGGTTACAATACTCAAGCTTACAACAATTACAATAACTACAATTATAATAATTATGATTATGGGTATAACACTCAATCTTATAACACACCACAACGTACAGGTGGTTTAGGTGCAAGTTATTCAGCAACAAGCCATAACGTACATGTAACTACAACATCTGCACCATCTTCAAATGGTATTTCATTATCAAGAGCAACTTCAAATGGAGGTAACTTATACACTGCTGGACAATGTACATATTATGTATATGACCGTGTAGGTGGAAAAGTTGGTTCAACTTGGGGTAACGCTAATAACTGGGCAAACGCTGCAGCAGCTGCAGGTTACACTGTAAATAATCGTCCAGCAGCAGGTGCTATTTTACAAACAACTCAAGGTGGATTTGGTCATGTCGCTTACGTTGAGAGTGTTAATAGTGACGGTTCAATTCGCGTTTCAGAAATGAACTATGGACATGGTCCTGGTGTTGTAACATCACGTACTATTTCAGCTAGCCAAGCTGGTTCATATAACTATATTCACTAA
- a CDS encoding helix-turn-helix transcriptional regulator has protein sequence MNATNVPSHQLTQMFQHTPYYSFNQYLNHIRLKFCLIDILSTDQSIEYIAIKHGFNHYSRFIKLFKDAYGQTPKLIRKQYIETSISNNQTKEIKLDESILRLLNHVNKDKQYTSMFIDIDFPLNQQCRAVVPYHLYIEVNKLMTLSHFDLLKLKEKLNYRCNPIHIIIEVEFNLLIKQIKVFEGHLNQLLKMLNDVNMIPVYKIKTEQSEKLTSLEKIAIQKLIKILFNITRRFKNEKLEFLIQGCNIDGIKTFKQLLHLYFDDYLLIWAPNNHHLKQLHRVESLVDMIMVPLNHMRELNLNNNENLMISNLIQDNHTSFIKQSDFKHFKEIFNQLKNINSVYLHWDDIDMKDIQPSQITSALSTLFLLDAYNQLRGNVIYENDYLIVSHYRNEYQCIALLDIPMTKNPNIDVVQLNFANITNINHAEINMIDYQTFMKSTKGDRQLITSEVKTENLYWIGEICKRETGENIIQLPSIAIVHINILVNDVWLV, from the coding sequence GTGAATGCAACAAATGTGCCAAGCCATCAATTAACTCAAATGTTTCAACATACACCTTATTATAGTTTTAACCAATATTTAAATCATATTAGACTTAAATTTTGTTTGATTGACATTTTATCAACAGATCAATCAATCGAGTATATTGCTATAAAACACGGATTTAATCATTATTCTAGGTTTATAAAGCTATTTAAAGATGCTTACGGTCAAACTCCCAAATTAATTAGAAAACAATATATAGAGACGTCTATCTCTAATAATCAAACGAAAGAAATTAAATTGGACGAAAGTATATTAAGACTTTTAAACCACGTTAATAAAGATAAACAATATACATCTATGTTCATCGATATTGACTTTCCATTAAATCAACAGTGTAGGGCGGTTGTCCCATATCACTTGTATATAGAAGTAAATAAATTAATGACACTTAGTCATTTTGATTTGTTGAAATTAAAAGAAAAATTGAATTATAGATGTAATCCTATTCATATCATTATAGAAGTCGAATTCAATTTACTTATAAAGCAAATTAAAGTATTTGAAGGTCATTTAAATCAACTTTTGAAGATGCTAAATGATGTTAATATGATTCCCGTTTATAAAATTAAAACAGAACAGTCAGAGAAATTGACTTCATTGGAAAAAATAGCTATCCAGAAATTGATTAAAATATTGTTTAATATAACGAGGCGTTTTAAAAATGAAAAATTAGAATTTTTAATTCAAGGGTGTAATATTGATGGAATTAAAACGTTTAAACAATTATTGCATTTATATTTTGATGATTATCTATTAATTTGGGCTCCTAATAACCACCACTTAAAGCAGCTTCATAGAGTGGAAAGTCTAGTGGATATGATTATGGTACCTTTAAATCATATGAGAGAGTTAAATTTAAATAACAATGAAAATTTAATGATTAGCAATTTAATACAGGATAATCATACAAGTTTTATCAAACAATCGGATTTTAAACATTTTAAGGAAATTTTTAATCAACTAAAAAATATTAATTCTGTTTATTTACATTGGGATGATATAGACATGAAAGATATACAACCATCTCAAATTACAAGCGCGCTTTCTACTTTATTTTTATTAGATGCATACAATCAATTGCGTGGTAATGTTATTTATGAGAATGATTACTTGATAGTGTCACATTATAGAAATGAATATCAGTGTATTGCACTCTTAGATATACCTATGACTAAAAATCCTAATATTGATGTTGTTCAATTAAATTTCGCAAATATAACTAATATCAATCATGCTGAAATTAACATGATAGACTATCAAACTTTTATGAAGTCAACTAAAGGAGATAGGCAATTAATCACCAGTGAGGTAAAAACAGAAAATTTATATTGGATTGGTGAAATTTGTAAAAGAGAAACAGGCGAAAACATTATACAACTTCCAAGTATAGCAATTGTTCATATTAATATTTTAGTTAATGACGTATGGCTGGTATGA
- a CDS encoding transcriptional regulator: MSNVKIELFIAHYMIIKGANDYLKYSYHLTLDHIKLLYFLVNENNNEKYIDLNHLTQFEQKTKILQMLKYLYQHHWILKERKDEDQRKLSITITELQKEKIHFLFSELLEIISSNQLIINARTKHSIQYYITCNEMMSYINQCLNEYNLTIEELYVLATLLINENEMTIKYMRYQTQRGVGSLSPNIKKLKQKGYIIKERCVEDERSIILKIKHCNMSLVVSIIESCYEILKEGINDI; this comes from the coding sequence ATGTCAAATGTAAAAATAGAGCTCTTTATTGCACACTACATGATTATTAAAGGAGCAAATGATTATTTAAAATATTCATACCATTTAACACTTGATCATATTAAATTACTTTATTTCTTAGTCAACGAGAATAACAACGAGAAATATATTGATCTTAACCATCTTACACAGTTCGAACAGAAAACAAAGATACTACAAATGTTAAAATACTTATACCAACATCATTGGATATTGAAAGAACGTAAGGATGAAGACCAGCGCAAACTGAGTATTACCATAACTGAATTACAAAAAGAAAAAATACATTTTTTGTTTAGTGAACTACTTGAGATCATCAGTTCTAATCAATTAATAATAAATGCTAGAACAAAACATTCTATTCAGTATTATATAACCTGTAATGAAATGATGAGTTATATTAATCAATGCCTAAATGAATATAATCTTACAATAGAAGAACTATATGTGTTAGCGACTTTACTTATTAATGAAAATGAAATGACGATAAAGTATATGAGATATCAAACGCAAAGAGGCGTTGGATCTTTAAGTCCAAATATAAAAAAATTGAAACAAAAAGGGTATATAATAAAAGAAAGATGTGTTGAAGATGAACGGTCTATCATACTTAAAATAAAACATTGTAATATGAGCTTAGTAGTTTCTATTATCGAATCATGTTACGAAATTTTAAAAGAGGGAATTAATGATATATAA
- a CDS encoding MarR family transcriptional regulator, whose protein sequence is MAKIKNINDLVDATFQVKKFFRDTKKQYNLNYEEIYILNYILKSESNEISSKEIATCSEFKPYYLTKALQKLKELNLLSKKRSVHDERTVIVFVTKEQKDKIKQLIDELEQYI, encoded by the coding sequence ATGGCAAAAATAAAAAATATTAATGATTTAGTTGACGCTACATTTCAAGTGAAAAAATTCTTTAGAGATACTAAAAAGCAATATAATCTTAACTATGAAGAAATTTATATTCTGAATTACATATTAAAAAGTGAATCTAATGAAATATCGTCTAAAGAAATTGCAACATGTTCTGAATTTAAACCATATTACTTAACTAAAGCATTACAAAAATTAAAAGAGTTAAATTTATTATCTAAAAAGAGAAGCGTGCATGACGAACGTACAGTAATAGTTTTTGTGACAAAAGAACAAAAGGATAAAATTAAGCAACTCATTGATGAATTAGAACAATATATCTAA
- a CDS encoding urease accessory protein UreD, translating into MVMSQQAWTGQLDLTVFNNGSRSVARDIFFEKALKVIRPVYLNGSNIPTFYIVNVGGGYLDGDRYSMNFNIEDNASVTLTSQGATKIYKTLNDRVEQYQTFHLKPNAYMEYIADPIIAYENAKFYQHNRFDLDQTSAMFYTDILTPGYSSEDKNFSYKYMHLVNEIYIDDELVTYDNLMLNPEKNSIDSIGYMENYTHLGSAYFIHPNVNQRFIDEVYDQIKHFEKELNCRLGISQLPTHGLSIRILSNRTQYIEKILETVQAYIANMLYDRNLNFLRKY; encoded by the coding sequence ATCGTAATGTCTCAACAAGCTTGGACAGGTCAACTTGATTTAACCGTATTTAATAATGGCAGTCGTTCAGTTGCACGTGATATCTTTTTTGAAAAAGCATTAAAGGTTATTCGTCCTGTATATTTAAACGGATCAAACATCCCTACTTTCTATATTGTCAACGTAGGTGGCGGTTATCTAGACGGTGACCGTTATTCAATGAATTTCAATATTGAAGATAATGCAAGTGTCACGTTGACTTCTCAAGGTGCAACCAAAATTTATAAAACATTAAACGACCGAGTTGAACAATATCAAACATTCCATTTAAAACCAAACGCATACATGGAATATATTGCAGATCCAATTATTGCATATGAAAATGCTAAATTTTATCAACACAATCGCTTTGACTTAGATCAAACAAGTGCCATGTTTTATACCGATATCCTTACACCTGGCTACTCATCAGAAGATAAAAATTTTTCTTATAAATATATGCATTTAGTAAATGAAATATACATTGATGATGAATTAGTGACTTATGACAACCTTATGTTAAACCCTGAAAAAAATTCAATAGATTCTATTGGTTATATGGAAAATTATACTCATTTAGGATCAGCTTATTTTATTCATCCTAATGTAAATCAAAGATTTATCGATGAGGTTTATGATCAAATTAAACATTTTGAGAAAGAATTAAATTGTCGACTTGGCATTTCACAATTACCAACACACGGGCTATCGATTAGAATTTTATCTAACCGTACACAGTATATTGAAAAGATCCTTGAAACAGTTCAAGCTTATATCGCTAATATGCTGTATGATAGAAATTTAAATTTCTTAAGAAAATATTAA
- the ureG gene encoding urease accessory protein UreG — protein sequence MTEPIKIGIGGPVGAGKTQLIEKVVRRLAKDMSIGVITNDIYTKEDEKILVNTGVLPEDRIIGVETGGCPHTAIREDASMNFAAIDELLERNDDIELIFIESGGDNLAATFSPELVDFSIYIIDVAQGEKIPRKGGQGMIKSDFFIINKTDLAPHVGASLEQMAEDTKVFRGDRPFAFTNLKTDEGLDEVIEWIERDTLLKGLS from the coding sequence ATGACTGAACCAATTAAAATTGGAATTGGTGGTCCTGTTGGTGCAGGTAAAACCCAATTAATAGAAAAAGTAGTCAGACGTTTAGCTAAAGACATGAGTATCGGCGTTATAACAAATGACATTTATACAAAAGAAGATGAAAAAATCTTAGTTAATACAGGTGTCTTACCTGAAGATAGAATTATCGGTGTTGAAACAGGCGGTTGCCCTCATACAGCAATTCGTGAAGATGCTTCTATGAACTTTGCTGCTATTGATGAGTTATTAGAACGTAATGATGATATTGAACTAATCTTTATTGAATCTGGTGGCGATAACTTAGCAGCGACATTCAGTCCTGAACTTGTTGATTTTTCAATTTATATCATTGACGTAGCTCAAGGTGAAAAAATCCCTCGTAAAGGTGGACAAGGTATGATTAAATCAGACTTCTTCATCATCAATAAAACGGATTTAGCACCACATGTTGGCGCGTCATTAGAACAAATGGCTGAAGATACAAAAGTATTTAGAGGCGACAGACCATTCGCGTTTACTAACTTGAAAACAGATGAAGGTCTTGATGAAGTGATTGAGTGGATTGAACGAGATACATTACTTAAAGGATTATCGTAA
- a CDS encoding urease accessory protein UreF, producing the protein MIDHQNLRLFQFCDSQFPTGAFSHSFGLETYIQRESVNNDVTFVQWLKLFLNEQLTYSDGLAMRIVYEALEANDLDKILRMDQLIFVQSIPKETRVGAKQMGTRMVKLAMELYDSEWINWYHEQMKNKKAKLHPAICFTMLGYHLGVDIETIIDYYLYQNVSSLTQNAVRAIPLGQTAGQKVVTQMVSYIEETRNHILSLDESDFGMTAPGLELNQMEHENVNVRIFIS; encoded by the coding sequence ATGATTGATCATCAAAATTTACGTTTATTTCAGTTCTGTGATTCACAATTTCCGACGGGTGCTTTCAGCCATTCATTCGGATTAGAGACCTATATACAACGTGAATCAGTCAATAATGATGTCACTTTTGTGCAATGGTTAAAACTATTTTTAAATGAACAACTAACGTATTCGGATGGTCTTGCGATGAGAATCGTTTATGAAGCTCTTGAAGCAAATGACTTAGATAAGATTTTACGTATGGATCAACTTATATTCGTACAAAGTATTCCTAAAGAAACACGTGTTGGTGCAAAACAAATGGGAACTCGTATGGTAAAATTAGCGATGGAATTATACGATAGCGAATGGATTAATTGGTATCATGAACAAATGAAAAATAAAAAAGCCAAATTACATCCAGCTATTTGCTTCACTATGCTTGGCTATCACTTAGGTGTTGATATAGAAACAATCATTGATTATTACCTTTATCAAAATGTATCAAGTTTAACACAAAATGCAGTGAGAGCTATCCCTTTAGGACAAACAGCGGGTCAAAAAGTGGTTACACAAATGGTGTCATATATAGAAGAAACGAGAAATCATATTTTATCACTTGATGAAAGCGACTTTGGTATGACAGCACCTGGTTTAGAATTAAACCAAATGGAACATGAAAATGTTAATGTAAGAATCTTTATTTCATAG
- the ureE gene encoding urease accessory protein UreE, translating to MIIEEIQGNIANLSAEEKNKHVEKVYLENSDLVKRIQRVKTDHSNELGIRLKQPIDLQYGDILYQDETNMIIVDVNSEDLLVIKPRNLKEMGDIAHQLGNRHLPAQFTETEMLVQYDYLVEDLLKSLGIPYSHEDRKVNQAFRHIGHSHD from the coding sequence ATGATTATCGAAGAGATTCAAGGCAATATAGCCAATTTATCAGCTGAAGAAAAAAATAAGCATGTTGAGAAAGTTTATCTAGAAAATTCTGATCTAGTTAAACGTATTCAACGTGTTAAAACAGATCACAGTAACGAATTAGGTATCCGATTAAAACAACCTATCGACTTACAATATGGTGATATTTTATATCAAGATGAAACCAATATGATTATCGTAGATGTTAATTCTGAAGATTTATTAGTGATTAAACCACGTAATTTAAAAGAAATGGGAGATATCGCCCATCAACTTGGTAACCGTCATTTACCAGCACAGTTCACAGAAACTGAAATGTTAGTTCAATATGACTATCTTGTTGAAGATTTACTAAAATCTTTAGGCATTCCATATAGTCACGAAGATAGAAAAGTAAATCAAGCATTTAGACATATAGGTCATTCTCATGATTGA